A single region of the Bacteroidales bacterium genome encodes:
- the rplS gene encoding 50S ribosomal protein L19, whose protein sequence is MDLLKVAESAYTKEIDFPEFGSGDTITVSYKIKEGEKERIQDYRGIVIQRKGDGATKTFTVRKTTGGIGIERIFPLYSPSVDKIVVNKRGKVRRARIYYLRKLTGKKARIKEKRF, encoded by the coding sequence GCCGAAAGTGCATATACAAAAGAAATAGATTTTCCGGAATTTGGTTCGGGTGATACAATAACAGTCAGTTATAAAATAAAAGAAGGCGAAAAAGAAAGGATTCAAGATTACAGAGGAATAGTTATTCAAAGAAAAGGTGACGGTGCTACAAAAACTTTCACTGTAAGAAAAACAACAGGCGGAATAGGAATTGAAAGAATATTTCCTTTATATTCACCTTCAGTTGATAAGATTGTTGTAAATAAAAGAGGAAAAGTAAGAAGAGCAAGAATTTATTATTTGAGAAAATTAACCGGTAAAAAAGCAAGAATCAAAGAAAAAAGATTCTAA